In one Streptomyces sp. T12 genomic region, the following are encoded:
- a CDS encoding sarcosine oxidase subunit gamma, which translates to MAEPTFETGAGAGPVALRTSPLDHLAERMRAAAVTGARGVALTEWPFLTMVNLRVDPASEAADRIEKALGAPLPRQCGHTTTSGPCTILWLGPDEWLVPAQVDQSTVAAELREALGSGPGSVVDLSANRTTLELSGPAARQVLEKGCPLDLHPRSFAPGQAVSTTVGPVAVLLWQVDDAPTYRLFPRSSFADYLARWLIDAMGEYRGPEVP; encoded by the coding sequence ATGGCTGAGCCGACGTTCGAGACCGGCGCAGGCGCCGGCCCGGTGGCCCTGCGCACCAGCCCCCTGGACCATCTGGCGGAGCGCATGCGCGCCGCCGCCGTCACCGGTGCCCGCGGTGTCGCGCTGACCGAGTGGCCGTTCCTCACCATGGTGAACCTGCGCGTCGACCCCGCCTCCGAAGCGGCCGACCGCATCGAGAAGGCCCTGGGCGCACCGCTCCCGCGCCAGTGCGGCCACACCACCACATCCGGCCCCTGCACGATCCTCTGGCTCGGCCCCGACGAGTGGCTCGTGCCGGCCCAGGTCGACCAGTCCACCGTGGCCGCCGAGTTGCGGGAGGCACTCGGATCAGGCCCGGGCTCGGTGGTGGACCTCTCCGCCAACCGCACCACGCTGGAGCTGAGCGGCCCGGCCGCCCGGCAGGTGCTGGAGAAGGGCTGCCCGCTGGACCTGCATCCCCGGTCCTTCGCACCCGGCCAGGCGGTGTCGACCACGGTGGGCCCCGTCGCCGTACTGCTCTGGCAGGTCGACGACGCGCCGACGTACCGGCTGTTCCCGCGGTCCTCGTTCGCCGACTACCTGGCGCGCTGGCTCATCGACGCGATGGGCGAGTACCGCGGTCCGGAGGTGCCTTGA
- a CDS encoding SOS response-associated peptidase, which translates to MCGRYASSRSPEDLAQLFQVSEWHPEETLAPSWNVAPTDEVWAVLERTPRGAAEDEPARRRLRPLRWGLVPSWAKDAKIGARLINARVETVHEKPAFRRAFAKRRCLLPADGFYEWDEIKDRKSGKVRKQPYFIHPEDGQVMALAGLYEYWRDPEIKDADDPAAWLLTCTIITTEATDTAGRIHPRMPLALTPDHYDAWLDPHHQATGDLRTLLTPPAGGHLDARPVSPAVNSVRNNGPQLLDEVPAP; encoded by the coding sequence ATGTGCGGCCGCTACGCCTCCTCCCGCAGCCCCGAGGACCTCGCCCAGCTGTTCCAGGTGTCCGAGTGGCATCCGGAGGAAACCCTCGCGCCGAGCTGGAACGTGGCCCCGACCGACGAGGTGTGGGCCGTCCTGGAGCGCACGCCGCGCGGCGCTGCCGAAGACGAGCCGGCCCGGCGCCGGCTGCGGCCCCTGCGCTGGGGTCTGGTGCCCTCGTGGGCGAAGGACGCGAAGATCGGCGCGCGGTTGATCAACGCACGGGTGGAGACCGTGCACGAGAAGCCCGCCTTCCGCCGCGCGTTCGCCAAACGCCGCTGCCTGCTGCCGGCCGACGGCTTCTACGAGTGGGACGAGATCAAGGACAGGAAGTCGGGCAAGGTCCGCAAGCAGCCCTACTTCATCCACCCGGAGGACGGGCAGGTGATGGCCCTGGCGGGCCTGTACGAGTACTGGCGTGATCCGGAGATCAAGGATGCCGACGACCCTGCCGCCTGGCTGCTGACCTGCACCATCATCACCACCGAGGCCACCGACACCGCAGGCCGCATCCACCCCCGCATGCCCCTCGCGCTCACCCCCGACCACTACGACGCCTGGCTCGACCCGCACCACCAGGCCACCGGCGATCTGCGCACCCTGCTCACCCCACCGGCAGGCGGCCACCTGGACGCCCGACCCGTCTCTCCGGCCGTGAACAGCGTCCGCAACAACGGCCCCCAGCTCCTGGACGAGGTCCCCGCCCCCTGA
- a CDS encoding metal ABC transporter solute-binding protein, Zn/Mn family, with protein sequence MPASTSRLLAPLITGTCLVLLAGCGSSSDSGSGTDASHSPAAASVIPVVASTNVYGDMAEQIGGGKVEVTSIISDPDQDPHSYEANTQNQLALSKAKVVIENGGGYDDFIDRMLKTSGDSSAEVINAVKVSGKGAPAGGELNEHVWYDFPTVAKLADRIAAALTKADPDDAATFTAKAKAFKAKLKPLEQKEARIKTAHGGEAVAITEPVPLYMIEASGLKNATPEEFSEAIEEGDDVSPRTLQQTLALFTGKKVKALVYNEQTSGPQTEKAEQAAKAAGIPVVPVTETLPKGKDYLGWMTANVDALANALAK encoded by the coding sequence ATGCCCGCGTCCACGTCCCGACTCCTCGCGCCGCTGATAACCGGCACCTGCCTGGTCCTCCTTGCGGGATGCGGCAGTTCGTCGGACTCCGGCAGCGGCACCGATGCCTCGCACAGCCCCGCCGCGGCCTCCGTCATCCCGGTGGTGGCCTCGACCAACGTCTACGGGGACATGGCCGAGCAGATAGGCGGCGGGAAGGTGGAGGTCACCTCGATCATCAGCGACCCCGACCAGGACCCGCACTCCTACGAGGCCAACACGCAGAACCAGCTGGCGCTGTCCAAGGCGAAGGTCGTCATCGAGAACGGCGGCGGTTACGACGACTTCATCGACCGCATGCTGAAGACGAGCGGCGACTCGTCCGCCGAGGTGATCAACGCGGTCAAGGTCTCCGGCAAGGGCGCCCCGGCGGGCGGGGAGCTCAACGAGCACGTCTGGTACGACTTCCCCACGGTCGCCAAGCTCGCCGACCGCATCGCCGCCGCCCTGACCAAGGCCGACCCGGACGACGCCGCCACCTTCACCGCCAAAGCGAAGGCCTTCAAGGCGAAGCTGAAGCCCCTGGAGCAGAAGGAAGCCCGGATCAAGACCGCCCACGGCGGCGAGGCAGTGGCCATCACCGAGCCCGTACCGCTGTACATGATCGAGGCGAGCGGGCTGAAGAACGCGACCCCCGAGGAGTTCAGCGAGGCCATCGAGGAGGGCGACGACGTCTCCCCGAGGACCCTGCAGCAAACGCTGGCGCTGTTCACCGGCAAGAAGGTCAAGGCGCTGGTCTACAACGAGCAGACCTCCGGACCGCAGACCGAGAAGGCCGAGCAGGCGGCCAAGGCTGCCGGAATTCCCGTCGTCCCCGTGACCGAGACCTTGCCCAAGGGCAAGGACTATCTCGGCTGGATGACCGCCAACGTCGACGCGCTCGCGAACGCGTTGGCCAAGTGA
- a CDS encoding sarcosine oxidase subunit beta family protein — protein MTTEPLPEHPDFLWRNPEPRSSYDVVIVGAGGHGLATAYYLAKNHGITNVAVLEKGWLAGGNMARNTTIIRSNYLWDESAAIYEHALKLWEGLPEELDYDFLFSQRGVLNLAHTLQDVREGVRRVGANRLNGVDAEWLEPDEVAKVCPILNVSSRTRYPVLGGTFQPRAGIAKHDHVAWALARRADEMGVDLIQGCEVTGFLKDGDRVVGVETNRGPIHAGRIGLAAAGHSSVLAERAGVRLPVQSHPLQALVSELHEPVHPTVVMSNHVHVYVSQAHKGELVMGAGVDSYNGYGQRGSFHVIEQQMAAAVELFPVFARAHVLRTWGGIVDVTPDASPIISATPVENLYVNCGWGTGGFKATPAAGWTFAHTLATGEAHPLNAPFALDRFRTGALIDEHGAAAVAH, from the coding sequence ATGACCACCGAGCCGCTGCCGGAGCATCCGGACTTCCTCTGGCGCAACCCCGAGCCGCGCTCCTCCTATGACGTCGTCATCGTCGGCGCGGGAGGCCACGGCCTGGCCACCGCCTACTACCTCGCCAAGAACCACGGCATCACCAATGTCGCCGTCCTGGAGAAGGGCTGGCTGGCCGGCGGCAACATGGCCCGCAACACCACGATCATCCGCTCCAACTACCTCTGGGACGAGAGCGCGGCGATCTACGAGCACGCGCTCAAGCTGTGGGAAGGGCTCCCGGAGGAGCTGGACTACGACTTCCTGTTCAGCCAGCGCGGCGTCCTCAACCTTGCGCACACCCTCCAGGACGTCCGCGAGGGCGTGCGCCGCGTGGGCGCCAACCGCCTCAACGGCGTCGACGCCGAGTGGCTCGAACCGGACGAGGTTGCCAAGGTCTGCCCCATCCTCAACGTCTCGTCCCGCACCCGTTATCCGGTCCTCGGCGGCACCTTCCAGCCGCGGGCGGGCATCGCCAAGCACGACCACGTCGCCTGGGCGCTGGCCCGCCGCGCCGACGAGATGGGCGTGGACCTGATCCAGGGCTGCGAGGTCACCGGCTTCCTCAAGGACGGCGACCGGGTCGTGGGCGTCGAGACCAACCGCGGCCCCATCCACGCCGGCCGGATCGGCCTCGCGGCGGCCGGGCACAGCAGCGTGCTGGCCGAGCGGGCGGGCGTACGGCTGCCGGTGCAGTCGCATCCGCTGCAGGCGCTGGTCTCCGAGCTGCACGAGCCGGTGCACCCGACGGTGGTCATGTCGAACCACGTGCACGTCTACGTCTCCCAGGCCCACAAGGGCGAGCTGGTGATGGGCGCGGGCGTCGACTCGTACAACGGATACGGGCAGCGCGGCTCCTTCCACGTCATCGAGCAGCAGATGGCCGCCGCCGTCGAGCTGTTCCCCGTCTTCGCCCGCGCGCACGTGCTGCGGACCTGGGGCGGCATCGTCGACGTCACGCCGGACGCCTCCCCGATCATCAGCGCCACCCCTGTCGAGAACCTCTACGTCAACTGCGGCTGGGGCACCGGCGGGTTCAAGGCCACCCCGGCCGCGGGCTGGACCTTCGCGCACACCCTCGCCACGGGTGAGGCCCATCCATTGAACGCTCCCTTCGCCCTCGACCGTTTCAGGACGGGCGCGTTGATCGACGAACACGGCGCCGCAGCCGTGGCCCACTGA
- a CDS encoding metal ABC transporter permease: protein MTIADGIWQQIFDFDNYGELLALVRNSLIAGAALGLVGGLVGVFVIMRDLPFAVHGISELSFAGASAALLLDVNIVAGSIVGSLIAAGAIGLLGSRARDRNSVIGIIMPFGLGLGVLFLALYKGRAANKFGLLTGQIVAVDTPQMSWLLGTCAVVLVALAAMWRPLTFASADPEVAEARGVPVRGLSFAFMIVLGLAVALSVQIVGALLVLTLVVTPAAAAARITASPVLLPALSVVFAVASIEGGILLALGSSVPISPYVTTISFTIYVVCRLVGRYRARRWGAARAAPV from the coding sequence ATGACCATCGCCGACGGGATCTGGCAGCAGATCTTCGACTTCGACAACTACGGCGAACTGCTCGCCCTGGTCCGCAACTCCCTGATCGCCGGCGCCGCACTCGGCCTGGTCGGCGGCCTGGTGGGGGTCTTCGTGATCATGCGCGACCTGCCGTTCGCGGTGCACGGGATCAGCGAGCTGTCGTTCGCCGGTGCCTCGGCCGCGCTGCTGCTGGACGTGAACATCGTGGCCGGCTCGATCGTCGGTTCCCTGATCGCCGCCGGAGCCATCGGCCTGCTCGGTTCGCGCGCCCGGGACCGCAACTCGGTGATCGGCATCATCATGCCGTTCGGCCTCGGCCTCGGCGTGCTCTTCCTCGCCCTGTACAAGGGCCGGGCGGCGAACAAGTTCGGCCTGCTCACCGGGCAGATCGTCGCCGTCGACACCCCGCAGATGTCCTGGCTGCTCGGCACCTGTGCCGTAGTGCTCGTGGCGCTGGCGGCCATGTGGCGGCCGCTCACCTTCGCCAGCGCCGACCCGGAGGTGGCCGAGGCGCGGGGCGTGCCGGTACGGGGGCTGTCGTTCGCCTTCATGATCGTGCTGGGCCTCGCGGTCGCCCTGTCCGTCCAGATCGTCGGGGCGCTGCTGGTCCTCACCCTCGTCGTCACGCCCGCGGCCGCCGCGGCCCGGATCACGGCCTCACCGGTGCTCCTGCCGGCGCTGAGCGTGGTGTTCGCGGTGGCCTCCATCGAGGGCGGGATCCTGCTGGCCCTGGGCAGCAGCGTTCCCATCAGCCCGTACGTCACCACGATCTCGTTCACGATCTACGTCGTGTGCAGGCTGGTGGGGAGGTATCGGGCACGGCGGTGGGGAGCCGCGCGAGCCGCTCCAGTATGA
- a CDS encoding sarcosine oxidase subunit alpha family protein: MTHQHFRLPQGGRIDRTAVLRFTVDGRELTGHPGDTVASAMLANGLVEVGPSLYRGRPRGIVAAGVEEPNALLQIDGPCSEGSCSEGMLPATTVELYDGLSVGTLSGMGRLDPTPDPAVYDKKYAHTDVLVVGAGPAGLAAAAAAAGSGARVILLDDQPEPGGSLLSDARADLKWVADVRAALDAAPEVVVLRRTSAFGSYDDNYVLALQRRTDHLGAAAPEGVSRQRLWHIRARQVILATGAHERPLVFAGNDRPGVMLAAAVRSYLNRYAVAPGSRAVVSTTNDSAYDTVADLHAAGIDIATVVDARPELSDRAAEVAVATGVRVLTGSAVVDTTGEGRITGVTVQALDADGRLTGEPQSFDCDLFAVSGGWSPVVHLHSQRQGRLRWDEDLVAFVPDGTVRDQQVVGAARGTYDLDGCRAEGARAGARAATDAGFPVAVPSAVARLAAGPTRALWLVPAPEGEPGDWDTHFVDLQRDVTVADVWRSTGAGMRGVEHVKRYTSLGTANDQGKTSGVNAIGVIAEALGGSLGEIGTTAYRAPYTPVAFAALAGRERGELFDPERTTSIHSWHVAHGAEFEDVGQWKRPWYFPQPGEDMDTAVARECRAAREGVAFTDASTLGKIEIWGADAGEFLNRIYTNAFKKLKPGMARYGVMCKPDGMIFDDGVTLRLDEGRYFMTTTTGGAAGVLDWLEEWLQTEWPELDVHCTSVTEQWATIAVVGPQSREVVAHLAPDVDLSAEAFPFMAFRETTLASGIPARICRISFSGELAYEINVSAWYGLAVWEEVYAIGRPYDITPYGTETMHVLRAEKGYIIVGQDTDGTVTPQDAGMSWVVSKQKDFIGKRSYSRTDTARTDRKQLVGLLPSDRTTRLPEGTQLVAPDVPITPEAGPVPMLGHVTSSYHSPALGRPFALALVADGQARKGQTLLAPVGENLVPVEVTDFVLYDPEGTKRDG; encoded by the coding sequence ATGACCCACCAGCACTTCCGGCTCCCGCAGGGCGGCCGTATCGACCGCACCGCCGTGCTGCGGTTCACCGTCGACGGACGGGAGCTGACCGGGCACCCCGGAGACACCGTCGCCTCGGCGATGCTGGCGAACGGCCTCGTCGAGGTCGGCCCGTCGCTCTACCGCGGCCGCCCGCGCGGCATCGTCGCCGCAGGTGTCGAGGAGCCCAACGCCCTTTTGCAGATCGATGGTCCGTGCTCGGAAGGTTCGTGCTCGGAGGGCATGCTCCCGGCTACGACGGTGGAGCTCTACGACGGCCTGTCCGTCGGCACGCTCTCCGGGATGGGCCGACTCGACCCGACCCCCGACCCCGCCGTCTACGACAAGAAGTACGCGCACACCGACGTCCTGGTCGTCGGCGCCGGACCCGCCGGACTCGCGGCCGCCGCCGCTGCCGCCGGCTCCGGTGCACGCGTGATCCTCCTCGACGACCAGCCCGAGCCCGGCGGTTCGCTGCTCTCCGACGCGCGGGCCGACCTCAAGTGGGTCGCCGACGTGCGCGCCGCGCTCGACGCCGCTCCCGAGGTCGTCGTACTGCGACGAACCTCGGCCTTCGGGTCGTACGACGACAACTACGTGCTGGCTCTCCAGCGGCGAACCGACCACCTCGGGGCCGCCGCTCCCGAAGGCGTCTCGCGCCAACGGCTGTGGCACATACGGGCCCGCCAGGTGATCCTGGCGACCGGCGCCCACGAGCGCCCGCTGGTCTTCGCCGGCAACGACCGGCCCGGGGTGATGCTCGCCGCGGCCGTGCGTTCGTACCTCAACCGGTATGCCGTGGCCCCGGGTTCGCGGGCCGTGGTGAGCACGACCAACGACAGCGCCTACGACACGGTCGCCGACCTGCACGCCGCCGGCATCGACATCGCCACCGTCGTGGACGCGCGCCCCGAGCTGTCCGACCGGGCGGCCGAGGTCGCCGTGGCCACAGGGGTGCGGGTGCTGACGGGCAGCGCGGTGGTCGACACGACGGGCGAAGGCCGAATCACCGGCGTCACCGTCCAGGCCCTCGACGCGGACGGTCGACTCACCGGTGAACCGCAGTCGTTCGACTGTGACCTGTTCGCCGTCTCGGGCGGCTGGAGCCCGGTGGTGCACCTGCACAGCCAGCGCCAGGGCCGGCTGCGCTGGGACGAGGACCTGGTCGCGTTCGTCCCCGACGGGACCGTGCGGGACCAGCAGGTCGTGGGTGCCGCCCGTGGGACGTACGACCTCGACGGCTGCCGGGCCGAAGGAGCGCGCGCCGGTGCGCGCGCCGCGACCGACGCCGGGTTCCCGGTGGCCGTACCGTCCGCTGTCGCCCGGCTCGCAGCCGGCCCGACGCGCGCCCTGTGGCTGGTCCCCGCCCCCGAGGGCGAACCCGGCGACTGGGACACCCACTTCGTCGACCTCCAGCGTGACGTCACCGTCGCCGACGTCTGGCGCTCCACCGGCGCCGGCATGCGCGGTGTCGAGCACGTCAAGCGCTACACCTCGCTCGGCACGGCGAACGACCAGGGCAAGACGTCCGGCGTCAACGCGATCGGTGTGATCGCCGAGGCCCTCGGCGGTTCACTGGGAGAGATCGGCACCACGGCCTACCGCGCGCCGTACACGCCGGTGGCCTTCGCCGCCCTGGCCGGTCGTGAGCGCGGCGAGCTGTTCGACCCCGAGCGCACCACGTCCATCCACAGCTGGCACGTGGCGCACGGCGCGGAGTTCGAGGACGTCGGGCAGTGGAAGCGCCCCTGGTACTTCCCCCAGCCCGGCGAGGACATGGACACGGCCGTGGCCCGCGAGTGCCGCGCGGCCCGTGAGGGAGTGGCGTTCACGGACGCCTCCACCCTCGGCAAGATCGAGATCTGGGGCGCGGACGCGGGCGAGTTCCTCAACCGCATCTACACCAACGCCTTCAAGAAGCTCAAGCCCGGCATGGCCCGTTACGGCGTCATGTGCAAGCCCGACGGCATGATCTTCGACGACGGTGTGACGCTCCGCCTCGACGAGGGCCGCTACTTCATGACCACCACGACCGGCGGCGCCGCCGGGGTCCTGGACTGGCTGGAGGAGTGGCTGCAGACCGAGTGGCCCGAACTCGACGTGCACTGCACCTCGGTGACCGAGCAGTGGGCGACGATCGCCGTCGTCGGTCCGCAGTCGCGCGAGGTCGTCGCCCATCTGGCTCCTGACGTCGATCTGTCCGCCGAGGCGTTCCCCTTCATGGCCTTCCGCGAGACGACCCTGGCCTCCGGCATCCCGGCCCGCATCTGCCGGATCTCCTTCTCCGGCGAACTCGCCTACGAGATCAACGTCTCCGCGTGGTACGGCCTGGCGGTCTGGGAGGAGGTGTACGCGATCGGCCGACCGTACGACATCACCCCGTACGGCACGGAGACCATGCACGTCCTGCGCGCCGAGAAGGGCTACATCATCGTCGGCCAGGACACCGACGGCACCGTGACCCCGCAGGACGCGGGCATGTCCTGGGTGGTCTCCAAACAGAAGGACTTCATCGGCAAGCGGTCCTACTCCCGCACCGACACCGCCCGCACCGACCGCAAGCAACTCGTCGGCCTGCTGCCGAGCGACCGCACGACCCGGCTGCCCGAAGGCACCCAACTCGTCGCGCCGGACGTGCCGATCACCCCCGAGGCCGGGCCGGTGCCGATGCTCGGCCACGTCACCTCCAGCTACCACAGCCCGGCCCTCGGCCGCCCCTTCGCCCTCGCCCTAGTCGCCGACGGGCAGGCAAGGAAGGGCCAGACCCTGCTCGCCCCGGTGGGCGAGAACCTGGTACCCGTCGAGGTGACCGACTTCGTCCTGTACGACCCCGAAGGGACCAAGCGAGATGGCTGA
- a CDS encoding sarcosine oxidase subunit delta encodes MLLIACPWCGPRDETEYHYGGQAHVPYPENPSELTDAQWAEYVFYRDNPKGPFAERWMHSIGCRRWFNVVRDTATHEVLASYRLDEPRPELPQAGGNR; translated from the coding sequence GTGCTGCTGATCGCTTGCCCATGGTGCGGGCCACGTGACGAGACCGAGTACCACTACGGGGGCCAGGCCCACGTCCCCTACCCCGAGAACCCCTCGGAACTCACCGATGCGCAGTGGGCCGAGTACGTCTTCTACCGCGACAACCCCAAGGGTCCCTTCGCCGAGCGGTGGATGCACAGCATCGGCTGCCGGCGCTGGTTCAACGTCGTGCGCGACACCGCCACCCACGAGGTGCTCGCCTCCTATCGGCTCGACGAGCCCCGCCCCGAACTGCCCCAGGCCGGAGGGAACCGATGA
- a CDS encoding metal ABC transporter ATP-binding protein: MSRSTGAVISLRAAALSYGERVLWRDLDLDVRPGEFLAVLGPNGSGKTSFVRALLGGRQLSAGTLTVLGRPPRGGSRHIGYVPQQGTLSAHAMLRARDLVRFGIDGHGFGPRLRTGAVRRRVDEILASVGAAAYADVPVGLLSGGERQRVRIGQALATDPRILLCDEPLLSLDLHHQRAVTELVDARRRSHGTAVVFVTHEINPVLGLVDRVLYLARGGFRVGTPDEVLTSEALSQLYGTPVDVIRVRDRITVVGVPDEVAQPPHHPELTHGVRP; the protein is encoded by the coding sequence GTGAGCCGGTCCACCGGGGCCGTGATCAGCCTGCGCGCAGCCGCCCTCTCCTACGGCGAGCGCGTGCTGTGGCGGGACCTCGATCTCGACGTACGGCCGGGCGAGTTCCTGGCCGTGCTCGGCCCCAACGGATCGGGCAAGACCAGCTTCGTGCGCGCCCTGCTGGGCGGGCGGCAGCTGTCCGCCGGCACGCTGACGGTGCTGGGCCGTCCGCCCCGGGGCGGCAGCCGGCACATCGGCTACGTACCGCAGCAGGGAACGCTGTCCGCGCACGCCATGCTGCGCGCCCGGGACCTGGTCCGCTTCGGCATCGACGGGCACGGCTTCGGACCCCGGCTGCGCACGGGCGCCGTACGCCGTCGCGTGGACGAGATCCTCGCCTCGGTCGGGGCCGCCGCGTACGCGGACGTCCCCGTCGGCCTGCTCTCCGGCGGCGAACGCCAGCGCGTACGCATCGGACAGGCGCTGGCGACCGACCCCCGGATCCTGCTGTGCGACGAGCCGTTGCTCTCGCTCGACCTGCACCATCAGCGGGCCGTGACGGAGCTGGTGGACGCACGGCGCCGCTCCCACGGCACGGCGGTGGTCTTCGTGACCCACGAGATCAACCCCGTGCTGGGACTGGTGGACCGCGTGCTGTACCTGGCCCGCGGCGGCTTCCGGGTCGGCACACCCGACGAGGTGCTGACGTCCGAGGCGCTGTCGCAGCTGTACGGCACGCCGGTCGACGTCATCCGCGTCCGGGACCGGATCACGGTCGTGGGCGTACCCGACGAAGTGGCGCAGCCGCCGCACCACCCCGAACTGACGCATGGAGTACGGCCATGA